From Varibaculum massiliense, a single genomic window includes:
- a CDS encoding 50S ribosomal protein bL37 produces MSKRGRKRKSRRTSAANHGKRPNC; encoded by the coding sequence ATGTCTAAACGTGGACGTAAACGCAAGAGTCGTCGTACCAGTGCCGCCAATCACGGTAAACGGCCTAACTGCTAA